The window TGCAGAAGGCATCAAAGACATGCTATTATTTCAGACCAGTGGGAACTGAGGGCGGTTCTGGTAGATCTGCTCCCACGGTGACCTAATAGCTTGCAACGATAGAACCTTTAAGTCAGCCCAGTGAGGCTGGCAAGGGAAGTGGTCTTGTACGAAGGCTCTAGGGAATACGAGAGGGACAAAACAAAAAACCTCTTGCCAGTGTGGCAGGAGGTTTTTTTATGTGCTCAAGAAGTGATTGTATTCTCTGGTGACATGCGGCGAACTCTCACAAGCGAAAACTGGAATTGTCAGCCCTTATTGGATCTCGAATAGATGGTTGACCCCCAAGCCTTTGCGTTTCCAAGGAAAGGAACAATGCTGCGATGGGATGAGGGTTCAAAGGACGGGTGATGGCGAGGAATCCAGATGACTAATAGAAAGGCGATCCTGGTGTTGGAAGATGGCTCGGTCTATGAGGGTAATTCCTTCGGAGCAGAGGCTTTCGCTTATGGTGAGGTTGTCTTCAATACCAGTATGACTGGCTACCAGGAGATGCTCACCGATCCGTCATATGCCGGGCAGATACTCGTTCTCACCTACCCGCTCATCGGGAACTATGGCATCAATGATTCTAACTTCGAATCAGCGCGCATCCGGGTGCGCGGCTTTGTGGTTCGAGATCAATGTCAGGAGCCCAGTCACTGGCAGAGCAACATGACCCTGCATCAATTCCTGGAGAATAGTGGCGTGCCGGCAGTCTATGGCGTGGATACGCGAGCACTCACTAGGCACCTGAGGTCTCGTGGAGTAATGATGGGAGCTATAGCCTGTGACCAATCTCCTGAGGATGTTCTGGCGCGGCTTCGAGGCCAGCCCCGCTACGATAACGTCGATTTTGTCAAAGGTATTAGCACCAAGGATACCTACCAATGGGAACCGGCACAGGGGGAAGTTGATGATGTGACTCACATTGTGGTCGTCGACTGTGGTCTGAAATATAACATTCTCCGTATCCTGCGGCGTCTGGGATGCAAAGTAACTGTTGTCCCTTGTACTTACTCCGCTCAGCAGATTCTCAGTCTGGAGCCCGATGGCGTCCTGTTTTCACCGGGTCCGGGCGATCCTGCTCTGCTTGGCTACATAGTCGAGACCGTAAGCAAGGTGGTGGGGGTGAAACCCATTATGGGCATCTGCCTGGGAGAGCAGCTTGTCGGCCAGGCCTTTGGAGCCAGGACGTTCAAGCTCAAGTTCGGCCATCGGGGTGGCAATCATCCCGTGCGCGATGTCAAAACTGGCAGGGTATACGTCGCTGCCCAGAACCACGGCTATGCTGTGGATGCCGACACTCTGACGGGGGGACTGGAGGTCAGCCACATCAACCTGAACGACGGGACTGTGGAGGGGCTCTGTCACCGGGACCTTCCCATACTGTCCATCCAGTATCACTCCGAGGCATCGCCCGGTCCTCAGGACAGTATCTATCTCTTTGACCGGTTCTTACAGATGGCCAGGGAAAGCAAGTGAACACCACAGAATGGGCGCACATTCTTATGGGAAGGAGTCTTGGTGCCGCGACGAAACGATATTAAGAAGGTACTGATAATAGGATCAGGCCCCATCATCATCGGACAGGCGGCAGAGTTCGATTATGCTGGTACCCAGGCGTGTAAGGCCCTCCGTGAGGAGGGGGTAACATCTATTTTGGTCAACTCCAACCCTGCTACCATCATGACGGACGAGGGCATTGCCGATGTGGTCTATGTCGAGCCTCTGGAAGTGGGCGTGATCGCCCGCATCATTGAGAGGGAGCGGCCTGATGGGCTCTTGGCAACCCTGGGCGGGCAGACCGGGTTGAATCTTGCTGTAGAGCTGGCTGATGCCGGCATCCTGGACAAATACAATGTGCATCTATTGGGCACGCCCTTAGAGACCATTAAGAAGGCAGAGGAACGGTCACTTTTCAAACAGTTGCTGGTGGATATTGGAGAACCGGTGCCAATAAGCGTCACTGTCGATTCGGTTGAGGAAGCATTGAAATTTGCGGAAACAATTGGCCTGCCTCTGATAGTTCGTCCTTCCTATACTCTTGGGGGAAGCGGAGGAGGCATTGCGCATACCTCAGACGAATTGAGAAGCATTGTAGCCGCTGGCTTGTCTGCTAGCCTCAGCCATGAGGTACTTGTTGAGAAGTGCCTCCTGGGTTGGAAGGAGATTGAATACGAGGTGATGCGGGATGCCTCCGATAACTGCATCATCATCTGCAACATGGAGAACATCGATCCGATGGGGGTACATACGGGAGATAGCATTGTGGTTGCTCCCAGCCAGACACTTTCTGATGGGGAGTATCAGATGCTGAGATCGGCCAGCATCAAGATCATCCGTGCTCTTGGCATTGAGGGGGGGTGTAATATTCAGTTTGCCCTGGCTCCCGGCCCAGTAGTAGCTGAGAAGTGGTCATCTGGAGAGGTGGGTATCACCTACTATGTGATTGAGGTCAATCCCAGAGTGAGCCGCAGCTCAGCTCTGGCCAGTAAGGCCACGGGGTACCCTATTGCTCGCGTAGCTACCAAGATAGCCGTAGGTAAACGGTTAGACGAGATTTCCAACATGGTGACTGGGAAAACCAGGGCGGCTTTTGAACCAGCCCTGGACTACTGTGTAGTGAAAATCCCCCGCTGGCCTTTTGACAAATTTGCTGCCGGAGACCGTACCACGGGTAGTCAGATGAAGGCCACCGGAGAAGTTATGGCTATTGATCGATGCTTTGAAGCAGCCTTGCAGAAGGCAGTTCGCTCGCTCGAACTTGGTGGCCGATCGCTACTCTGGGAGGATCGTAGTTGGGGTGATAACCCTGAAGCTTATCCGTTGCACTCACATGACACGAGGCTCTGGGTAATTATGGCTGCATTGCGTCGCGGGGCTGTTCCGAAGGAACTAGCGCAGCGCAGCGGAATCGATCCTTGGTTCATCTACAAAATGGGCAACATAGTGGAAATGGAGAGGCGTCTCTTGTCCGAGATACTGACCCCGGAGTTACTTTGGGAAGCAAAGCGGCTAGGGTTCTCCGATGAACAGGTCGGAACTTTGGCCGATAGACTGCCTGAGCAGATCCGCCAGGTCCGCCATGATTGGAACATGAGGCCCGTTTACAAAATGGTTGATACTTGTGCCGCTGAGTTCGAGGCTTCTACTCCATATTTCTACAGCAGCTATGAGACAGAGAACGAAGCCGAACCTTTGGCGATGCAGAAGGCTGTTGTCATTGGTAGTGGGCCCATCCGTATAGGGCAGGGCATTGAATTTGACTACTGTAGCGTGCATTCGGCTTGGGCCCTCCAAGAAGCAGGTTTTGCCAGTATCGTGATCAACTCTAATCCGGAGACCGTCTCCACTGATTTCGACACAAGTGATCGCCTTTACTTCGAGGCACTGGATGAGGAGAGTGTGAGGGACATCCTGGAGAACGAGAACGGCACGAGAACGTCCGGATCAGCCGTAGATGAATCGAGTGTTGGCAGCAGGCTCATGCCATCCATAGTGCAGTTTGGTGGTCAAACGGCGATTAACTTGAGTGAGCCCCTGGCTCGTAGCGGGATGCCTATCATCGGTTCCAGTGCTGAAACCATCGACATGGCCGAAGACCGTCGCCGTTTTGAGGAGTTCTTGGATCGCCTGGGTATCCCCCAGCCGCCTGGTGGCGCTGCTACAACCCTGGAAGGGGCTGAAAGTGTGGCGCGGTTGATTGGTTATCCGGTATTGGTTCGTCCCAGCTATGTCCTTGGGGGCAGAGCAATGGAGATTGCGCACAATGACTCAGAACTTGCTCTCTATATGGAAGAGGCACTGAAGTTGGGAACCAAGCACCCAGTCCTTGTCGACAAGTATCTGGAAGGCAAGGAAGTGGAGGTGGATGCGATTTGTGATGGGGAGAGGGTGCTCATCCCGGGCGTTATGGAGCATATAGAGAGAGCTGGGGTACACAGCGGAGATGCGATGACAGTGTATCCAGGGCTGGGGTTGAAGGATCTGGAGGTGAGTACCCTGGTGGATCATGCAGTGCGCATTGGCCTGGGCCTTCAGGTCAAAGGCTTGATGAATGTTCAGTCTATCATAATGCGGGAGGCAGATCGTTTCACAGTCTATGTATTAGAGGTGAATCCCCGTGCCAGTCGTACGATTCCCTTCATCTCTAAGGTCACTGGAGTTCCCGT is drawn from Chloroflexota bacterium and contains these coding sequences:
- the carA gene encoding glutamine-hydrolyzing carbamoyl-phosphate synthase small subunit, with amino-acid sequence MTNRKAILVLEDGSVYEGNSFGAEAFAYGEVVFNTSMTGYQEMLTDPSYAGQILVLTYPLIGNYGINDSNFESARIRVRGFVVRDQCQEPSHWQSNMTLHQFLENSGVPAVYGVDTRALTRHLRSRGVMMGAIACDQSPEDVLARLRGQPRYDNVDFVKGISTKDTYQWEPAQGEVDDVTHIVVVDCGLKYNILRILRRLGCKVTVVPCTYSAQQILSLEPDGVLFSPGPGDPALLGYIVETVSKVVGVKPIMGICLGEQLVGQAFGARTFKLKFGHRGGNHPVRDVKTGRVYVAAQNHGYAVDADTLTGGLEVSHINLNDGTVEGLCHRDLPILSIQYHSEASPGPQDSIYLFDRFLQMARESK
- the carB gene encoding carbamoyl-phosphate synthase large subunit codes for the protein MPRRNDIKKVLIIGSGPIIIGQAAEFDYAGTQACKALREEGVTSILVNSNPATIMTDEGIADVVYVEPLEVGVIARIIERERPDGLLATLGGQTGLNLAVELADAGILDKYNVHLLGTPLETIKKAEERSLFKQLLVDIGEPVPISVTVDSVEEALKFAETIGLPLIVRPSYTLGGSGGGIAHTSDELRSIVAAGLSASLSHEVLVEKCLLGWKEIEYEVMRDASDNCIIICNMENIDPMGVHTGDSIVVAPSQTLSDGEYQMLRSASIKIIRALGIEGGCNIQFALAPGPVVAEKWSSGEVGITYYVIEVNPRVSRSSALASKATGYPIARVATKIAVGKRLDEISNMVTGKTRAAFEPALDYCVVKIPRWPFDKFAAGDRTTGSQMKATGEVMAIDRCFEAALQKAVRSLELGGRSLLWEDRSWGDNPEAYPLHSHDTRLWVIMAALRRGAVPKELAQRSGIDPWFIYKMGNIVEMERRLLSEILTPELLWEAKRLGFSDEQVGTLADRLPEQIRQVRHDWNMRPVYKMVDTCAAEFEASTPYFYSSYETENEAEPLAMQKAVVIGSGPIRIGQGIEFDYCSVHSAWALQEAGFASIVINSNPETVSTDFDTSDRLYFEALDEESVRDILENENGTRTSGSAVDESSVGSRLMPSIVQFGGQTAINLSEPLARSGMPIIGSSAETIDMAEDRRRFEEFLDRLGIPQPPGGAATTLEGAESVARLIGYPVLVRPSYVLGGRAMEIAHNDSELALYMEEALKLGTKHPVLVDKYLEGKEVEVDAICDGERVLIPGVMEHIERAGVHSGDAMTVYPGLGLKDLEVSTLVDHAVRIGLGLQVKGLMNVQSIIMREADRFTVYVLEVNPRASRTIPFISKVTGVPVVKIATKVMAGRSLREQGYETGLWRKQKLVGIKAPVFSMSKLVGVDTYLGPEMKSTGEVMGIDYTFEAALAKSLMAAGLMLPSKGAILLSIADRDKSESLPTIRRLVGAGYELYATEGTALMIEKEGLPVKQITKKLSEGHPNVVDVIREGWVDGVINTITGARTPLRDGFAIRRAAAEKRIPCFTSLDTARVAVEAMASSNHAFNVKPLKEYLRR